In one window of Deinococcus sonorensis KR-87 DNA:
- a CDS encoding DUF3291 domain-containing protein, protein MQLAQVNIARFHHPLAAPEVDEFRAGLDPVNALADRAPGFVWRLQDDTGNAPALGSLDDPRLIVNLSVGESPAALRDFTDSGRHLAFLKRRRAWFMRPRHPSRGARVSLSFDG, encoded by the coding sequence ATGCAGCTCGCCCAGGTGAACATCGCCCGGTTCCACCATCCGCTTGCCGCACCGGAAGTGGACGAATTCCGAGCAGGGCTGGATCCGGTCAATGCCCTGGCCGACCGCGCGCCGGGATTCGTCTGGCGGCTTCAGGACGACACCGGGAATGCCCCTGCCCTGGGCAGCCTGGATGACCCGAGGCTCATCGTCAATCTCAGTGTCGGGGAGAGTCCGGCAGCGCTGCGCGATTTCACCGACTCCGGACGTCATCTCGCCTTCCTGAAACGGCGGCGCGCGTGGTTCATGCGGCCGCGCCACCCCAGCCGTG
- a CDS encoding LysR family transcriptional regulator — translation MTSRLTLAQLRAFVAVADAGGFGSAAAELNMSQSSLSDGVQGLERVVGRPLFHRSAGGVRLTPAGERALAYARRAIEAANDVQAVIDDDDALTGSLNVATYRSLGVHVLPAVMAALHRQHPKLTVHLLDGESDGNGGYRLVEEGRADVGLLQLDRATPLLTWPLMTDEYFAVFPRSRGRHPVSWHEFQAQPLLMPSASDTCHANVRAHLDRHAGVAGALSEVPDDNVILSMVEHGLGVTVMADLAMRPLSPQLLALPLPVPLTRTLGVVVKPGRSGLPHIRALIESVRACMANIQANAADVPTP, via the coding sequence ATGACTTCCCGGTTGACGCTGGCTCAGTTGCGCGCCTTCGTCGCGGTCGCTGACGCAGGCGGATTCGGATCCGCGGCCGCTGAACTGAACATGTCGCAGAGCAGCCTGAGTGACGGGGTTCAGGGACTGGAGCGGGTGGTGGGCCGCCCGCTGTTCCACCGCTCGGCGGGCGGGGTGCGGTTGACCCCGGCGGGTGAGCGTGCCCTGGCGTATGCACGCCGCGCCATCGAAGCCGCCAACGATGTCCAGGCGGTGATCGACGACGACGACGCCCTGACGGGGTCACTGAACGTCGCCACCTACCGCAGTCTGGGGGTCCATGTGCTGCCCGCTGTCATGGCCGCCCTGCACCGACAGCACCCGAAGCTGACCGTCCATCTCCTGGATGGAGAAAGCGACGGCAATGGCGGCTACCGGCTGGTCGAGGAGGGAAGAGCCGATGTGGGCCTCCTGCAGCTGGACCGCGCCACCCCACTCCTCACCTGGCCGCTGATGACGGACGAATATTTCGCCGTCTTTCCCAGATCCAGAGGCCGCCATCCGGTGAGCTGGCATGAATTTCAGGCGCAGCCGTTGCTGATGCCCTCCGCGTCTGACACCTGCCACGCCAATGTCCGGGCACATCTCGACCGGCACGCCGGCGTGGCGGGCGCGTTGTCTGAAGTGCCTGATGACAACGTGATTCTGTCGATGGTGGAGCATGGTCTGGGCGTTACCGTGATGGCCGACCTGGCCATGAGGCCACTCTCTCCGCAGTTGCTGGCCTTGCCCCTCCCCGTTCCTCTGACCCGCACCCTGGGCGTGGTGGTGAAGCCAGGGCGATCCGGACTTCCGCACATCCGGGCGTTGATCGAGTCGGTGCGGGCGTGCATGGCGAACATTCAGGCCAACGCCGCGGACGTCCCGACGCCGTAG